The sequence TTCTTTATATGAAGAAGGAAAAACACCATTCAAATCGTTAACTATATATTTTGCAGCTGCATGAAGATTTCTTGCTCTAGAATAATAACCTAAGCCTTGCCATAATTTTAAAACTTGTTCTTCTGAAGCATTTGCTAGATCAAAAACAGTTTTAAACTCCGTCGTAAACGCTTCAAAATAGGGTAAGCCTTGAGCTACTCTAGTTTGTTGAAGAATAATTTCCGACAACCAAATTGGGTAAGGATTCTTAGTGTTTCGCCATGGCAAAGAGCGCTTATTTTGTAAATACCATTCTATTAAGATATTAGAAAAAATCATTTTTACGAATTAAAAAACAAAAATAAAATATTTAAGGGTTAAAAATTAATTAATTATGATTGATTTATTGTTTTTTAAATTTGTATATTTGCAAACTCAAAAAAAGAACACAAAAATTATTAATACGAAAGAAAATGACGAAAGCAGACATTGTAGCTAAAATTTCTGAAAAACTAGGTCTTGAAAAAACTGATGTTCAAGCTACTGTAGAGTCTTTTATGGAAGAAGTAAAAAACTCATTAGAAACAGGAGATAATGTTTATTTAAGAGGCTTTGGAAGTTTCATTATTAAAACTAGAGCAGAAAAAACTGGTAGAAACATTTCTAAGAATACAACAATCAAAATTCCTGCTCACAATATTCCAGCATTCAAGCCTGCAAAAGTATTTGTTGAGAGTGTTAAAACTAAAACTGAAATAGCAGTATAAATCATTTATTAATCTAAACAAACAACGTTATGCCAAGTGGTAAAAAGAGAAAAAGACATAAGGTAGCGACTCACAAACGTAAGAAGAGAGCTAGAGCTAACCGTCATAAAAAGAAAAAGTAGTTTTAAACTACTTTTCTTTTTTTAAAAGTTCTTTGAAATTAATCAGTAAACTTACTGATTATCGGGTAAAATACCTGTAAAATATTGTTTAATCCATCTGTACTAGAATAGTAATTAGTAACTAGTAGCCAGTAATTAGTTTTTTTAAAATGCTAATCACCAATCACTACTCTCTATTAGCTAAATAAGTATGGATAAAAATGTACAGCGTGAACAAAGAGTTAATTATTAGATCAGGTTCAGAAGCAGTAGATTTTGCCTTATTAAAAGATGGAAAACTAATTGAATTACACAAAGAAGAAGAAAAAGGAAGCAATTTCAGTGTAGGTGATATTTTTATTGCCAAAATAAGAAAGCCAGTTGCAGGTTTAAATGCAGCATTTGTTAACTTAGGTTACGAAAAGGACGCTTTTTTACATTATCACGATTTAGGCCCAAACTTACCTTCTTTGTTAAAATTTATTAAACTTGTAAGCGCAGGTAAACAAAAAGATTATTCACTCAAAAATTTTCCTTTTGAATCTGAAATCGACAAAGATGGAGTAATCACTGATATTCTTAGTGCCAATCAATCGGTTTTAGTACAAATAGTAAAAGAACCTATCTCTACTAAAGGTCCCAGAATTAGTTCTGAAATATCTTTAGCTGGTAGATATGTCGTTTTAGTTCCTTTTTCAGATCGTGTTTCAATTTCTCAAAAAATTGATTCAAAAGAAGAAAAAGACAGATTAAAAAGATTGGTTCAATCTATTAAACCAAAAGGTTTTGGAGTTATTGTGAGAACAGTAGCTGAAGGCAAAAAAGTAGCTGAACTAGACAAAGACCTACAACTATTATTAGACAAATGGTCAGCCATGAGTAAAAGGCTACAAACAGCCCATCATCCTTCAAAAGTATTGGGAGAAGTAAACAAAGCTTCTTCAATATTAAGAGATGTCTTTAACGATACTTTTACAAGTATCAACATAGATGATGAGGAATTGTATATTCAAACGAAGGACTATTTGCAAGAAATAGCCCCTGATAAAGTGTCTATCGTAAAACACTATCAATCAAAAGATCTTCCTCTTTTTGAGAAATACCATATAGAGAGACAAATCAAAACTTCCTTTGGAAAAACAGTATCAATGAGTAAAGGTGCTTATTTGATTATAGAACACACTGAAGCTTTACACGTTATTGACGTAAACAGTGGAAACCGTTCTAACAAAGCATTAAGCCAAGAAGATACTGCATTAGAAGTAAATATGATTGCTGCTGCTGAAATAGCAAGACAATTACGTTTACGAGACATGGGAGGAATTATTGTTATCGATTTTATCGACATGCAAAATGCCGATAACAGAAAAAAACTATATGACTTCTTAAGAGAAGAAATGAGTGACGACAAGGCCAAGCACAAAATCTTGCCTCCTAGTAAATTTGGATTAATTCAAATTACTAGACAAAGAGTTAGACCCGAAGTTAATATTAAGACAAGAGAAGAAGACCCTAATAACGAAAATGGGGAAATTGAAGCTCCAATCTTAATCATTGACAGAATAGCGTCTGACCTAGAAAGAATTATAAAAGTCCATAAAAAAGTGGTTTTAAACGCCCATCCTTTTGTGGCAGCATACCTTGAGAAAGGTTTTCCATCAATACGTTCAAAATGGTTTTTTGAACATAAAAAATGGGTGAAAATTATACCTCGTGACGCTTACACGTATCTTGAATATCATTTCTTGGACAAAGAAGGAAATGAAATTAAATAACACTTAGTCAAGTGTGAAAAAAAACCGCTAAACTTAATTGATTAGCGGTTTTTTGCTTTTAAAAATACCTGAAGTCCACTGGACTTCCTCCTCTTATTATCAAATCTCGTGACGCTTACACGTATCTTGAATATCATTTCTTAGACAAAGAAGGAAATGAAATTAAATAACACTTTGTCAAGTGTGAAAAAACCGCTAAACTTAATTGATTAGCGGTTTTTTTGTTTTTATAATATACCTGAAGTCCACTGGACTTCCTCCTATTAATATCAAATCTCGTGACGCTTACACGTATCTTGAATATCATTTCTTGGACAAAGAAGGAAATGAAATTAAATAACACTTAGTCAAGTGTGAAAAAACCGCTAAACTTAATTGATTAGCGGTTTTTTTGTTTTTATAATATACCTGAAGTCCACTGGACTTCCTCCTCTTATTATCAAATCTCGTGACGCTTACACGTATCTTGAATATCATTTCTTGGACAAAGAAGGAAATGAAATTAAATAACACTTTGTCAAGTGTAAAAAAACCGCTAAACTTAATTGATTAGCGGTTTTTTTGTTTTTATAATATACCTGAAGTCCACTGGACTTCCTCCTCTTATTATCAAATCTCGTGACGCTTACACGTATCTTGAATATCATTTCTTGGACAAAGAAGGAAATGAAATTAAATAACACTTTGTCAAGTGTAAAAAAAAACCGCTAAACTTAATTAGACTGCACCCAAAAGGTTAGACAAATTTATAATTAATTTTGATAATAATGAGCTCGATATTTTATCGGGCTCATTTTGTTTAAATTTGATTTAATTCTTTCGTTATTATAATAACTTATATATTCTATTATCTCCTTTTTAAATTCTTCAATAGACTTGTATTTTTTTAGATAAAACAGCTCTGATTTTAATATTCCAAAGAAGTTTTCAATAATGGCATTGTCTAAACAATTTGCTTTTCTAGACATACTTTGTGTAATCCCTTTTTGTTTCAATAAATATTGATAGTGCTTCATTTGATATTGCCAACCTTGGTCAGAGTGTAAAATTAAATTAGTCTTATTTGGTATTTTCTTAAATGCTTTTTTAAGCATCATAACTACCTGATTAAATACAGGTCGTTCTGTTAACTCATAACTAATAATTTCTTGATTAAATAAGTCAATTATCGGTGATAAATATAGCTTCTTTCCAGAGACATTAAACTCGGTAACATCAGTTGCCCATTTTTGATTTGGTGCTGTTGCTTTAAAATTTCTTTCTAAAATATTAGGAGCTATTTTACCATGCTCTCCTTTATATGATCTATACTTTTTAACTCTAATGACGCTTTTTAATCCTAATAATTTCATTAATCTGAAAACTGTTTTATGATTAATAATTATTCCTTTATTTTGAAGTTCATCAGTTACTCTTCGATAACCATAACGACCTTTATGTTTGTGATAAATCGATTTAATTAGTTCTTTAACTACTCTATATTTATCACTTAATTTACTTTGTTTTTGATGATAATAAAAACTACTTCTTGCCATATTTGTATAATTTAAAAGTACTTTTAAATCATATTTATGCCTTAATTCCATTATGACTAGCGCTTGTTGGCTCTTTCTTCCGCCTGAATTAAGGCTTGTAACTTTTTTAAATAATCATTCTCACAACGTAATGCTTCATTTTCCTTAAGAAGTTCTTCTTCTCTGGTTAGTGGCTTAGCTGATTTGCTTTTTTTGCTTTTAAAATTCATAGATCTTGGTCTTCCTT is a genomic window of Flavobacterium jumunjinense containing:
- a CDS encoding HU family DNA-binding protein, encoding MRKKMTKADIVAKISEKLGLEKTDVQATVESFMEEVKNSLETGDNVYLRGFGSFIIKTRAEKTGRNISKNTTIKIPAHNIPAFKPAKVFVESVKTKTEIAV
- a CDS encoding Rne/Rng family ribonuclease; this translates as MNKELIIRSGSEAVDFALLKDGKLIELHKEEEKGSNFSVGDIFIAKIRKPVAGLNAAFVNLGYEKDAFLHYHDLGPNLPSLLKFIKLVSAGKQKDYSLKNFPFESEIDKDGVITDILSANQSVLVQIVKEPISTKGPRISSEISLAGRYVVLVPFSDRVSISQKIDSKEEKDRLKRLVQSIKPKGFGVIVRTVAEGKKVAELDKDLQLLLDKWSAMSKRLQTAHHPSKVLGEVNKASSILRDVFNDTFTSINIDDEELYIQTKDYLQEIAPDKVSIVKHYQSKDLPLFEKYHIERQIKTSFGKTVSMSKGAYLIIEHTEALHVIDVNSGNRSNKALSQEDTALEVNMIAAAEIARQLRLRDMGGIIVIDFIDMQNADNRKKLYDFLREEMSDDKAKHKILPPSKFGLIQITRQRVRPEVNIKTREEDPNNENGEIEAPILIIDRIASDLERIIKVHKKVVLNAHPFVAAYLEKGFPSIRSKWFFEHKKWVKIIPRDAYTYLEYHFLDKEGNEIK
- a CDS encoding IS3 family transposase (programmed frameshift): MERKVKYSYAFKLECVELVLKKHYSNVYVSKLKGPDESNIRKWIRFYKSYGKEGLLPRRNQSYSADFKLKVLKTIEKESLSLIDTCLKFNIPDLAIIVKWKKDFVNFGFEGLQPKIKGRPRSMNFKSKKSKSAKPLTREEELLKENEALRCENDYLKKLQGLNSGGRKSQQALVIMELRHKYDLKVLLNYTNMARSSFYYHQKQSKLSDKYRVVKELIKSIYHKHKGRYGYRRVTDELQNKGIIINHKTVFRLMKLLGLKSVIRVKKYRSYKGEHGKIAPNILERNFKATAPNQKWATDVTEFNVSGKKLYLSPIIDLFNQEIISYELTERPVFNQVVMMLKKAFKKIPNKTNLILHSDQGWQYQMKHYQYLLKQKGITQSMSRKANCLDNAIIENFFGILKSELFYLKKYKSIEEFKKEIIEYISYYNNERIKSNLNKMSPIKYRAHYYQN